A genomic stretch from Kribbella amoyensis includes:
- a CDS encoding cation-translocating P-type ATPase yields MTDQGVVPSGLTDAQAAEALLASGPNSVPAPKPPTVWHRVGVQLRDPMILLLIGAALLTVALRDFTDLTVILVVIVLNTTVGVVQEVRAEHALAALGRLAAPRACVLRSGRRLIVPAEDLVRQDVTLLAAGDIVPADIKLFEAVRLQVDEAALTGESVPVEKEVDGEVLAGTVITRGRGSGTVLRVGHESALGRIAELISTQRPRPTPLQIRLAALSRILSVVALSLSVVVAVVALLNGLSLSRVTVTAVSLTVAAVPESLPAVVTLALAIGAHRMAHRAAVVRRLPAVETLGSVTVVATDKTGTLTEGIMEAERVWTATGQVLATGHGYNPEGRLLPVADPEARRMPDDDRDPPNGLGTSTELHRLLRDVVLCNDAGLRPPEPGRTGWQPLGDPTEAALLALAHRGHLDPDMITSAYPRTFEIPFDSSRKRMATFHRQPGRSGELVVVKGAPEVLLAPGVTTSGEVEPARVAAGKLARAGYRVLAVADRELEPAAARTEDGLRLAGLVAITDPIRANAATVTSALATAGVQMLLITGDAAGTATTVARQIGLPAGEVLTSADLDAGADPAAARVFARIRPEHKLDIIRAWQDRGEVVAMTGDGVNDAPALRRADIGVAMGRDGTEVARQAADLILTDDDLGTVVSAIEEGRRIYSNIRTFLRYALSGGLAEVLVMLAGPAAGLTVPLLPAQILWINMLTHGLPGVAIGAEPADPKAMRRPPRPPAEQVLGAGLWQRVAWTGALIAVITLAVAVGARAIGSPWQTMTYLVLGLAQLGVALALRRPRPRGSRQPRFLDYAVAGALVAQVAPVYVPALRDLLGLTLLSPGELAVAVLAASVPGLAVAVRRLLRGTGRHVPKESPAAGERS; encoded by the coding sequence ATGACCGATCAAGGGGTCGTTCCGTCGGGCCTGACCGACGCTCAGGCGGCGGAGGCGCTGCTTGCCTCCGGGCCGAACAGCGTTCCCGCACCGAAGCCACCGACGGTCTGGCACCGCGTCGGAGTGCAACTGCGGGATCCGATGATCTTGCTGCTGATCGGTGCCGCGCTGCTGACCGTGGCGCTGCGGGACTTCACCGACCTGACGGTGATTCTCGTGGTCATCGTTCTCAACACCACGGTCGGCGTCGTGCAGGAGGTCCGTGCGGAACACGCCTTGGCGGCCCTGGGGCGATTGGCCGCTCCCCGAGCTTGCGTCCTGCGCTCCGGGCGAAGGCTCATCGTGCCCGCCGAAGATCTCGTTCGGCAGGACGTCACCCTGCTGGCGGCCGGCGACATCGTCCCCGCCGACATCAAGTTGTTCGAAGCTGTCCGCCTGCAGGTCGACGAGGCGGCGCTCACAGGAGAATCCGTACCGGTCGAGAAGGAGGTCGACGGCGAGGTGCTGGCCGGGACGGTGATCACTCGGGGGCGCGGCTCCGGCACCGTGCTCAGGGTCGGCCACGAGAGTGCGCTCGGCCGGATCGCCGAACTGATCTCGACGCAACGTCCGCGGCCGACACCGTTGCAGATCAGGCTCGCCGCGCTGAGCCGGATCCTCAGTGTCGTCGCGCTCAGCCTGTCGGTGGTCGTCGCCGTCGTTGCCCTGCTCAACGGTCTGTCCCTGTCCAGGGTCACCGTGACCGCGGTCAGCCTCACCGTCGCGGCTGTTCCGGAGTCGCTCCCCGCGGTCGTGACACTGGCACTCGCGATCGGCGCGCACCGGATGGCGCATCGGGCGGCTGTCGTCCGGCGTCTCCCCGCTGTGGAGACGCTGGGCTCCGTCACCGTCGTCGCGACCGACAAGACCGGAACCTTGACCGAGGGCATCATGGAGGCCGAGCGGGTCTGGACAGCGACCGGCCAGGTCCTGGCGACCGGCCATGGCTACAACCCGGAGGGCCGCCTCCTCCCGGTAGCCGATCCCGAAGCCCGGAGGATGCCGGACGACGACCGCGATCCACCGAACGGCCTGGGGACGTCCACCGAGCTGCACCGACTGCTTCGGGATGTGGTGCTGTGCAACGATGCGGGCCTGCGCCCACCCGAGCCAGGGCGGACCGGTTGGCAGCCGCTCGGCGATCCGACCGAGGCGGCCCTGCTGGCCCTCGCCCATCGTGGTCACCTCGACCCGGACATGATCACTTCGGCCTACCCACGGACCTTCGAGATCCCCTTCGACAGCAGTCGCAAGCGGATGGCCACCTTTCACCGACAACCTGGTCGGAGCGGCGAGCTCGTCGTCGTCAAGGGTGCGCCGGAGGTGCTCCTCGCACCTGGTGTCACGACCTCCGGCGAAGTCGAGCCGGCCCGCGTCGCCGCCGGCAAGCTCGCCCGTGCGGGTTACCGGGTACTGGCCGTCGCGGACCGGGAGCTCGAGCCGGCAGCGGCCCGGACCGAGGACGGTCTGCGACTCGCCGGGTTGGTCGCGATCACCGATCCGATCCGCGCCAACGCGGCGACCGTCACGTCGGCTCTGGCGACCGCCGGCGTGCAGATGCTGCTGATCACGGGGGATGCGGCCGGTACCGCGACGACCGTCGCCCGCCAGATCGGGCTGCCCGCGGGCGAGGTGCTCACCAGCGCCGACCTCGACGCCGGCGCCGACCCGGCCGCAGCTCGCGTTTTCGCGCGGATCCGTCCAGAACACAAGCTCGACATCATCCGCGCCTGGCAGGACCGCGGTGAGGTCGTCGCCATGACCGGCGACGGGGTCAACGACGCACCCGCTCTGCGGCGGGCCGACATCGGCGTCGCCATGGGCAGGGACGGGACCGAGGTCGCTCGTCAGGCCGCTGACCTGATCCTGACCGACGACGATCTGGGCACGGTGGTCTCAGCCATTGAAGAGGGCCGGCGGATCTACAGCAACATCCGCACCTTCCTGCGCTACGCCCTGAGCGGAGGACTCGCGGAGGTCCTGGTCATGCTGGCCGGACCGGCGGCCGGGCTGACCGTCCCGTTGCTGCCGGCCCAGATCCTCTGGATCAATATGCTCACCCACGGTCTGCCAGGTGTCGCCATCGGCGCCGAACCCGCCGATCCGAAAGCCATGCGGCGTCCGCCACGCCCGCCCGCCGAGCAGGTCCTCGGCGCGGGCCTGTGGCAACGAGTCGCCTGGACAGGGGCTCTCATCGCCGTCATCACCCTCGCCGTGGCGGTCGGGGCCCGGGCCATCGGATCGCCCTGGCAGACGATGACCTATCTGGTCCTGGGTCTGGCGCAGCTCGGCGTCGCCCTCGCCCTCCGACGCCCGCGCCCCCGAGGGAGCCGTCAGCCGCGCTTCCTCGACTACGCCGTCGCGGGCGCCCTCGTCGCGCAGGTCGCTCCCGTCTACGTCCCGGCCTTGCGCGACCTGCTCGGGTTGACGCTTCTGTCCCCTGGTGAACTCGCGGTGGCCGTTCTGGCCGCCTCGGTTCCCGGACTCGCGGTCGCTGTTCGCCGGCTGCTCCGCGGAACTGGCCGACACGTGCCGAAGGAATCGCCGGCCGCCGGCGAGAGGTCATGA
- the ppsA gene encoding phosphoenolpyruvate synthase, which yields MRDARIAWLTDEAGTELAQVGGKNASLGIMLRDLAAEGIQVPDGFALTAAAYAEFVESAGLRPVIEAEIGRYRSGAELSRVGSTIRSAFTAADLPSDLVGEVLDAYRRLGGEGTAVAVRSSATAEDLPDASFAGQQETYLNVTTSDDLVIACRRCFASLFTDRAISYREERGYDHLGVQLSVGVQQMVRSDLGAAGVMFTLDTDTGFPGVVQISAAWGLGEAVVSGEVDPDEYLVFKPLLDDRGVRPILSRRRGAKEVKVTNAEPSGTHVVPTDAKERQSLVLADDDILRLARWAVLVERHYGRPMDIEWAKDGRTGAMYLVQARPETVQARRRPTSLHTYRLLGRGAELISGLAVGEAIAAGRVCRLDSPRELDRFVDGAVLVTRLTDPDWEPVMSRAAAIVTDHGGRTSHAAIVSRELGIPAIVGTGGATATLTDGAVVTVCCAEGERGLVYAGAVPYETAEVDLSAVPDTATEVMLNLADPAAAFRWWRLPADGVGLVRIEFVVANQVRVHPMALAHPERIDPEELRQLEEIVGPGTAPEQFLIDTLAEGVARIAASRWPAPVIVRTSDFKTNEYARLVGGSSFEPAEENPMIGWRGASRYYGPGYEDGFRLECRALRKVRDELGLTNVVAMIPFCRTVDEAHKVLAVMTSEGLSRGRNGLQVFVMAEIPANIVLADEFAACFDGFSIGSNDLTQLTLGVDRDSELLAPLFDERNPAVTRSIEHLITTAHQHGRKVGLCGQRPSDDPGFATFLVDSGIDSVSVTPDSFLRVKANVAQAEASRTRGMPAARQAAGSFVRAGDGGTH from the coding sequence ATGCGTGACGCGAGAATCGCGTGGCTGACCGACGAGGCCGGGACCGAGCTCGCCCAGGTCGGCGGGAAGAACGCGTCGCTGGGGATCATGCTTCGCGACCTGGCGGCGGAGGGGATCCAGGTGCCGGACGGATTCGCCCTGACCGCGGCGGCGTACGCCGAGTTCGTCGAGTCGGCGGGCCTGCGGCCGGTGATCGAGGCGGAGATCGGACGCTACCGGTCGGGCGCCGAGCTGAGCCGGGTCGGCTCGACGATCAGATCGGCCTTCACCGCTGCTGACCTGCCCTCGGACCTGGTCGGGGAGGTGCTCGACGCCTATCGCCGGCTCGGCGGGGAGGGCACCGCCGTGGCCGTGCGAAGCAGCGCGACCGCCGAGGACCTGCCGGACGCCAGCTTTGCCGGCCAGCAGGAGACGTACCTGAACGTGACGACCTCCGACGACCTGGTGATCGCCTGTCGCCGGTGCTTCGCGTCCTTGTTCACCGATCGGGCCATCAGCTATCGCGAGGAGCGAGGCTACGACCATTTGGGCGTTCAGCTTTCGGTCGGCGTCCAGCAGATGGTCCGATCCGACCTCGGCGCCGCCGGGGTGATGTTCACACTGGACACCGACACAGGGTTCCCCGGTGTGGTGCAGATCAGCGCGGCCTGGGGGCTGGGCGAGGCGGTCGTCAGTGGTGAGGTGGATCCCGACGAGTACCTGGTGTTCAAGCCGCTGCTGGACGACCGCGGGGTGCGGCCGATTCTCTCGCGTCGGCGTGGGGCCAAGGAGGTGAAGGTCACCAACGCCGAGCCCTCCGGCACCCATGTCGTCCCGACCGACGCGAAGGAACGTCAGAGCTTGGTGCTCGCGGACGACGACATCTTGAGATTGGCCCGGTGGGCCGTGCTGGTCGAGCGACACTACGGCCGGCCGATGGACATCGAGTGGGCCAAGGACGGCCGCACCGGAGCCATGTACCTGGTGCAGGCCCGGCCTGAGACGGTGCAGGCGCGCCGGCGACCGACTTCGCTCCACACGTACCGGCTGCTCGGTCGAGGGGCCGAGCTGATCAGTGGTCTCGCCGTCGGCGAGGCGATCGCGGCCGGCCGAGTGTGTCGTCTTGATTCACCGCGGGAGCTGGACAGGTTCGTCGACGGGGCGGTCCTCGTCACCAGGCTCACCGATCCGGACTGGGAGCCCGTGATGAGCAGAGCCGCCGCCATCGTCACCGACCACGGTGGGCGGACCTCGCACGCGGCGATCGTCAGCCGAGAGCTCGGCATACCCGCCATCGTCGGGACCGGTGGTGCGACGGCGACGCTGACCGACGGCGCCGTGGTCACGGTGTGCTGCGCCGAGGGCGAACGAGGTCTGGTCTACGCGGGAGCAGTGCCGTACGAGACAGCGGAGGTCGACCTTTCGGCAGTCCCCGATACGGCGACCGAGGTGATGCTGAATCTCGCCGACCCGGCCGCGGCGTTCCGGTGGTGGCGGCTGCCCGCGGACGGCGTCGGTTTGGTCCGGATCGAGTTCGTCGTCGCCAATCAGGTTCGGGTCCACCCGATGGCGCTCGCGCATCCCGAGCGGATCGACCCTGAGGAACTGCGCCAGTTGGAGGAGATCGTCGGCCCGGGAACCGCGCCGGAGCAGTTCCTGATCGACACTCTTGCCGAGGGCGTCGCGCGCATCGCGGCCTCGCGCTGGCCGGCACCGGTGATCGTCCGCACCAGTGATTTCAAGACCAACGAGTACGCGCGGCTCGTCGGTGGGAGCAGCTTCGAGCCGGCCGAGGAGAATCCGATGATCGGCTGGCGTGGCGCAAGCAGGTACTACGGGCCCGGCTACGAGGACGGCTTCCGGCTCGAATGCCGGGCGCTTCGCAAGGTCCGTGACGAGCTCGGGCTGACGAACGTGGTCGCCATGATTCCCTTCTGCCGCACGGTCGACGAGGCCCACAAGGTGCTCGCGGTGATGACTTCGGAAGGGCTGAGCCGGGGACGCAACGGTCTGCAGGTCTTCGTGATGGCCGAGATCCCGGCCAACATCGTGCTGGCCGACGAGTTCGCCGCGTGCTTCGACGGGTTCTCCATCGGCAGCAACGATCTCACCCAACTCACGCTCGGCGTCGACCGGGACTCGGAGTTGCTGGCGCCGCTGTTCGACGAGCGGAATCCGGCCGTGACCCGGAGCATCGAGCACCTGATCACGACGGCTCATCAGCACGGTCGCAAGGTCGGGCTGTGCGGGCAACGCCCCAGCGACGACCCCGGTTTCGCGACGTTCCTGGTGGACAGCGGCATCGACTCCGTCTCGGTGACGCCGGACAGTTTCCTCCGGGTCAAGGCGAACGTCGCCCAGGCTGAGGCATCCAGGACCCGCGGGATGCCGGCTGCGAGGCAGGCGGCCGGTTCGTTCGTTCGAGCCGGGGACGGAGGAACGCACTGA
- the gap gene encoding type I glyceraldehyde-3-phosphate dehydrogenase: MTVKVGINGFGRIGRDYLRCVLERGSSSEVVVAAINDIAPPATLAHLLRYDSTYGPLKQEVAVAGAGLVVGANGVRATSERDPLHLDWRDVGVDIVIEATGKFRTRAAAGTHLLGGARKVILSVPGKDVDATVVLGVNESDYDPAVHDVISNASCTTNCVAPMVSVLHRAFGVERGLMTTIHSYTNDQVLLDSPHKDLRRGRSGAANLIPTSTGAARAVGLVIPELAGKIDGVAVRVPVEDGSLTDLSVEVRGPVTVEQVNQVFAEAAAGPLKGLLRYTEDPIVSRDIIGDPASCIFDAQLTQVQGRLVKVFGWYDNEWGYTSRLLDLTELVARSM; the protein is encoded by the coding sequence ATGACTGTGAAGGTCGGTATCAACGGGTTCGGGCGGATCGGGCGTGACTACCTGCGCTGCGTACTGGAGCGTGGCTCGTCCTCGGAGGTGGTGGTGGCGGCGATCAACGACATCGCGCCACCGGCAACGCTCGCGCATCTGCTGCGGTACGACTCGACCTACGGGCCACTGAAGCAGGAGGTCGCCGTCGCCGGTGCCGGGCTCGTGGTCGGTGCGAACGGGGTCCGGGCAACGTCGGAGCGTGATCCGCTGCACCTGGACTGGCGGGACGTCGGGGTCGACATCGTGATCGAGGCGACCGGCAAGTTCCGGACCCGGGCGGCGGCCGGTACGCATCTGCTCGGGGGTGCGCGGAAGGTGATCCTGTCCGTCCCGGGCAAGGACGTCGACGCCACCGTCGTGCTGGGGGTGAACGAATCCGACTACGACCCGGCCGTCCACGACGTGATCTCCAACGCATCCTGCACGACCAACTGCGTCGCCCCGATGGTCTCCGTCCTGCACCGCGCGTTCGGTGTCGAGCGCGGGCTGATGACCACGATTCACAGCTACACGAACGACCAGGTACTCCTGGACTCGCCGCACAAGGATCTGCGGCGCGGCCGGTCCGGCGCGGCGAACCTCATCCCCACCAGTACCGGTGCGGCGCGTGCTGTCGGGCTGGTGATTCCGGAGCTCGCCGGGAAGATCGACGGCGTCGCGGTCCGGGTACCGGTGGAGGACGGCTCGCTGACGGACCTGTCGGTCGAGGTCCGCGGGCCGGTGACCGTGGAGCAGGTCAATCAGGTCTTCGCCGAGGCCGCGGCCGGCCCGTTGAAGGGCCTGCTGCGGTACACCGAAGATCCGATCGTTTCCCGCGACATCATCGGCGATCCCGCGTCCTGCATCTTCGACGCCCAGCTCACCCAGGTCCAGGGCCGGCTCGTGAAGGTCTTCGGCTGGTACGACAACGAGTGGGGCTACACCAGCCGCCTCCTCGACCTGACCGAACTCGTCGCCCGGTCGATGTGA
- a CDS encoding universal stress protein, translating into MSSPQGSIVVGYDGSPASRAAVEWATAEAVRLHVPLRLVQVLDPIVTSRSAPGQVVPSAAHRAARQQALDALATGIGLHQPHLSVDTRVLEGRPAEQLLQETDQAKLLVLGSRGLGGWTGLMVGSVAVQVSTHAACPVVVVPSDLHSRINDPASVIVGVDGSKISAKAIDFAFDQAEALHADLVAVHAWTSPYLTYADGESMIAFDEEAEKESCRLLVAESVAGAAADHPEVRWQTRLISGQAGRAILVAAQSANLVVVGSRGRGGFAGLLLGSVSQSVLHHAHCPVAIVR; encoded by the coding sequence ATGTCGTCACCGCAGGGTTCGATCGTCGTCGGGTACGACGGTTCGCCGGCCAGTCGGGCCGCCGTGGAGTGGGCCACCGCCGAAGCCGTTCGGCTGCACGTTCCACTCCGACTCGTGCAGGTCCTCGACCCGATCGTCACGAGCCGGTCAGCCCCGGGCCAGGTGGTGCCTTCGGCCGCGCATCGCGCCGCGCGTCAGCAGGCGCTCGACGCCTTGGCCACAGGCATCGGGCTGCACCAGCCGCACCTTTCCGTCGACACGCGAGTGCTCGAGGGTCGGCCCGCCGAACAACTGCTCCAGGAGACCGATCAGGCGAAGCTACTCGTTCTCGGATCCCGGGGACTGGGCGGCTGGACCGGTTTGATGGTCGGATCCGTGGCGGTCCAGGTCAGCACCCATGCGGCCTGTCCGGTCGTCGTGGTGCCGTCGGACCTGCACTCGCGGATCAACGACCCTGCCAGCGTGATCGTCGGCGTCGACGGTTCCAAGATCTCCGCGAAGGCGATCGACTTCGCGTTCGACCAGGCCGAAGCGCTGCACGCCGACCTGGTCGCGGTCCATGCCTGGACCAGTCCCTACCTCACCTACGCCGACGGCGAGTCGATGATCGCCTTCGACGAGGAAGCCGAGAAGGAGTCCTGCCGCCTTCTGGTCGCCGAGTCCGTCGCGGGCGCTGCGGCCGACCACCCGGAGGTGCGGTGGCAGACCCGGCTGATCAGTGGCCAGGCTGGCCGCGCCATCCTGGTCGCTGCGCAGTCCGCGAATCTGGTCGTGGTCGGCTCGAGAGGACGTGGTGGATTCGCCGGTCTGCTGCTCGGCTCGGTCAGCCAGAGCGTGCTGCACCACGCCCACTGCCCGGTCGCCATCGTCCGGTGA
- a CDS encoding universal stress protein yields MVVEVDSGVEGLPAVDYACIEALRTDTELLMIAPYQVHGSYSPTVAAYRPKTPAELADDALRRAVSHVRHHYGEGMSLVAISGEGARPRVLARTARRARMVIVGQQRATGSQRSRAARANLALAGRTGRPVVVVPDDWQPSAEDRKIAVGIDGAPLSSAALEFALRTASERQATLVVVYAGLPDHRDDNAELHPWLSRAEFVCSEALAAATGKYPGVEVTTLLSNRPAAEALVHESRQVGLVVVGCHAGHQQSDPVARRCLAVMTCPVAIVPERGTFTDDEPQARVPVEQGRTAARIGVDRL; encoded by the coding sequence GTGGTCGTCGAGGTCGACAGCGGCGTCGAAGGTTTGCCGGCGGTCGATTACGCCTGCATCGAGGCCCTTCGGACAGACACCGAACTTCTCATGATCGCCCCGTACCAGGTGCACGGATCGTACTCGCCGACGGTGGCGGCCTACCGGCCGAAAACCCCTGCGGAGCTGGCCGACGACGCTCTGCGCAGGGCGGTATCCCACGTTCGGCACCATTACGGCGAGGGGATGTCGCTGGTCGCGATATCCGGGGAGGGGGCTCGTCCCCGGGTCCTCGCGCGAACAGCCCGGCGGGCACGCATGGTGATCGTCGGACAGCAACGGGCGACTGGCTCCCAGAGATCGAGGGCTGCCCGGGCGAACCTTGCGCTGGCCGGCCGGACTGGTCGTCCCGTCGTGGTGGTGCCGGACGACTGGCAGCCGTCGGCCGAAGACCGGAAGATCGCGGTGGGGATCGACGGGGCTCCGCTGTCGAGCGCTGCGCTGGAGTTCGCTCTGCGCACCGCTTCCGAGCGGCAGGCCACACTGGTCGTCGTGTATGCGGGCCTGCCCGACCACCGGGACGACAACGCCGAGCTGCACCCTTGGCTGAGTCGCGCCGAGTTCGTCTGCTCCGAAGCGTTGGCCGCCGCGACCGGCAAGTACCCGGGGGTCGAGGTGACGACGTTGCTGAGCAACCGTCCAGCCGCGGAGGCGCTGGTCCATGAGAGCCGGCAGGTGGGCCTGGTCGTGGTCGGTTGCCATGCCGGACATCAGCAGTCCGATCCGGTGGCGCGTCGTTGTCTCGCGGTGATGACGTGCCCGGTCGCGATCGTCCCGGAGCGCGGCACCTTCACCGACGATGAACCGCAGGCAAGGGTCCCGGTGGAGCAGGGCCGAACGGCAGCCCGGATCGGTGTCGACCGGCTCTGA